The following nucleotide sequence is from Pirellulales bacterium.
AGGTGTGGATCGAATTGCCGCGCAGCAGGTCGGCATAGGCCTGACCCTCGCTGCCGTAGACCTCGGCCCGATCGTCCATGCCGCCCGGCTTGCACCAACTGTCCTCGGCCAGCGCCGTGCAGCCGTTGTCGAATTCGACGATCAACAGGGCCTCATCGTCGCCGCGCGTGCGATCGCCGTGGACGTGCGTGGCCAGTTGCGCGTAGACGCTGGTGATCTTTGGCCGCGCCGTGCAGTCGGGGCCCGAGAGCAGCCAGCGAAAGAACTCGATGGCGTGGCATCCCATGTCGAGCAGCACCCCGCCGCCGCTGCGCTGCACGTCGTAAAACCAGGCCGAGTGGGGCCCGTCGTGCTTTTCCAACTGCTTGATCAGATGAATGCGCCCCAGGGCACCCGAGTCGACCAATTGCTTAAGCCGCACGTATTTCGGGGCGAAGCACAGTTCTTCGGCGTACATCAACTTGACGCCGGCCGTACGGCAAGCCGCGATCATCGCATCGCATTCGGCCAGATTGAGCGCCATCGGCTTTTCCAGCACGACATGCTTGCCCGCCGCGGCCGCATCGAGCACCAGCCGGCAATGCAGGTCGTTGGGCACGCCCAGGATAACCAACTCGACGTCGGCCAGCGCCAGCAGCTCGCGGTAGTCGGTGAACCAGCGGCCAACGCCCCGGGCCTCGGCGAACCCGCGCACGTGTTCGGCCGTCGGCGAGGCGACGGCCACGACCTCGGCGTCGGGCACGTGCTTGAGCGCCTCGTAATGCAGTGCCGTGATGAATTGGCTGCCG
It contains:
- a CDS encoding Gfo/Idh/MocA family oxidoreductase — protein: MARVGVGLIGSQFITALHYEALKHVPDAEVVAVASPTAEHVRGFAEARGVGRWFTDYRELLALADVELVILGVPNDLHCRLVLDAAAAGKHVVLEKPMALNLAECDAMIAACRTAGVKLMYAEELCFAPKYVRLKQLVDSGALGRIHLIKQLEKHDGPHSAWFYDVQRSGGGVLLDMGCHAIEFFRWLLSGPDCTARPKITSVYAQLATHVHGDRTRGDDEALLIVEFDNGCTALAEDSWCKPGGMDDRAEVYGSEGQAYADLLRGNSIHTYSRRGYDYAVEKAGSTAGWSFTIYEEAWNYGFPQELAHFVACVRDDRPPLVSGEDGRAVLEAVMAAYASAGQGRKIKLPFATDAARPIDLWRPA